Proteins encoded in a region of the Falco rusticolus isolate bFalRus1 chromosome 10, bFalRus1.pri, whole genome shotgun sequence genome:
- the ANKRD13D gene encoding ankyrin repeat domain-containing protein 13D isoform X3: MVQLVLQYRDYQRATRRLAGIPELLSKLRRASDFYVEMKWEFTSWVPLVSKVCPSDVYRVWKRGESLRVDTTLLGFEHMTWQRGRRSYIFKGEDEGAVVMEVDHDKQVVYTETLALALHEPDLLLAAMQPSEEHVAGRLTSPIVSTHLDTRNIAFERNKSGIWGWRSEKMEVVSGYEAKVYSASNVELVTKTRTEHLSDQDKSRSKGSRTPFHSFLGIAQQHGTHNGAPVLQAASPTNPTAITPEEYFDPHFDLETRNIGRPIEMSSKVQRFKATLWLCEQHPLSLAEQVTPIIDLMAISNAHFAKLRDFITLKLPPGFPVKIEIPLFHVLNARITFSNLCGCDQPLGSVRVCAPTQPPGAHPPGTQPPGSRGWPFPCEVEAGVFEVPAGYTVLGAGRSEPLRDEDDDLLQFAIQQSLLDAGTETDQPHPPQVTIWEALTNTRPGADPPPYDEALQLERALQESMLLQAGPSTDPPAAGTPPGAGGGSPPASSGYSSFAEQLRLAMALSEQEQEEQERRRREEDEELQRILRLSLTDK; encoded by the exons ATGGTGCAGCTGGTCCTCCAGTACCGTGACTACCAGCGGGCGACGCGGCGGCTCGCCGGCATCCCCGAGCTGCTCAGCAAACTGCGCCGG GCATCTGACTTCTACGTGGAGATGAAGTGGGAATTCACCAGCTGGg TGCCGCTGGTCTCCAAGGTGTGCCCCAGCGATGTGTACCGCGTCTGGAAGCGGGGCGAGAGCCTGCGGGTCGACACCACGCTGCTGGGCTTCGAGCACATGACGTGGCAGCGCGGCCGCCGCAGCTACATCTTCAAGGGTGAAG ACGAGGGAGCGGTGGTGATGGAGGTGGACCACGACAAGCAGGTGGTCTACACCGAGACGCTGGCTCTGGCCCTGCACGAGCCCGACCTGCTGCTGGCGGCCATGCAGCCCTCGGAGGAGCACGTGGCTGGGCGGCTGACGTCCCCCATCGTCTCCACGCACCTCGACACCAGGAACATCGCCTTCGAGCG GAACAAGTCAGGGATCTGGGGCTGGCGCTCGGAGAAGATGGAGGTGGTCAGCGGCTATGAGGCCAAG GTGTACAGCGCCAGCAACGTGGAACTGGTCACCAAGACAAGGACAGAGCACCTGTCCGACCAGGACAAGTCACGTAGCAAAG GCTCCAGGACCCCCTTCCACTCCTTCCTGGGCATCGCGCAGCAACATGGCACCCACAACGGG GCGCCcgtgctgcaggctgccagccccaccaaCCCCACGGCCATCACCCCCGAGGAGTACTTCGACCCCCACTTCGACCTGGAGACCCGCAACATCGGGCGCCCCATTGAGATGTCCAGCAAGGTGCAGAG GTTCAAGGCAACGCTGTGGCTGTGCGAGCAGCACCCGCTGTCACTGGCGGAGCAGGTGACGCCCATCATCGACCTCATGGCCATCTCCAACGCCCACTTCGCCAAACTGCGCGATTTCATCACCCTCAAGTTGCCCCCTGGCTTCCCTGTCAAGATCG AGATTCCCCTCTTCCACGTGCTCAACGCCCGCATCACCTTCAGCAACCTCTGTGGGTGCGACCAGCCGCTGGGCTCCGTGCGGGTGTGCGCCCCTACCCAGCCCCCAGGTGCCCACCCccctggcacccagcccccTGGTTCCAGAG GCTGGCCCTTCCCGTGCGAGGTGGAGGCGGGGGTGTTCGAGGTGCCAGCAGGGTACACGGTGCTGGGCGCGGGGCGCAGCGAGCCCCTGCGGGACGAGGACGACGACCTGCTGCAGTTCGCCATCCAGCAGAGCCTGCTCGATGCCGGCACTGAGACTGACCAG CCCCACCCCCCGCAGGTGACCATTTGGGAGGCGCTGACCAACACCCGCCCCGGCGCTGACCCGCCGCCCTACGACGAGGCCCTGCAGCTGGAGCG GGCCCTGCAGGAGAGCATGCTGCTGCAGGCGGGCCCCAGCACCGACCCCCCGGCAGCCGGgaccccccccggggcaggcgGTGGTAGCCCCCCGGCATCCTCCGGCTACAGCAGCTTTGCGGAGCAGCTGCGGCTGGCCATGGCACTCTcggagcaggagcaggaggagcaggagcgACGCCGGCGTGAGGAGGATGAGGAGCTGCAGCGCATCCTGCGCCTCTCCCTCACCGACAAGTAG
- the ANKRD13D gene encoding ankyrin repeat domain-containing protein 13D isoform X2, whose amino-acid sequence MARPADTFPLHRLVWHNRHQALDSALRSGTHDVELTDPRGRTPLELAVSLGHLESVRVLLRHNANVGRENANGWTVLQEAVSTGDPEMVQLVLQYRDYQRATRRLAGIPELLSKLRRASDFYVEMKWEFTSWVPLVSKVCPSDVYRVWKRGESLRVDTTLLGFEHMTWQRGRRSYIFKGEDEGAVVMEVDHDKQVVYTETLALALHEPDLLLAAMQPSEEHVAGRLTSPIVSTHLDTRNIAFERNKSGIWGWRSEKMEVVSGYEAKVYSASNVELVTKTRTEHLSDQDKSRSKGSRTPFHSFLGIAQQHGTHNGAPVLQAASPTNPTAITPEEYFDPHFDLETRNIGRPIEMSSKVQRFKATLWLCEQHPLSLAEQVTPIIDLMAISNAHFAKLRDFITLKLPPGFPVKIEIPLFHVLNARITFSNLCGCDQPLGSVRVCAPTQPPGAHPPGTQPPGSRGWPFPCEVEAGVFEVPAGYTVLGAGRSEPLRDEDDDLLQFAIQQSLLDAGTETDQVTIWEALTNTRPGADPPPYDEALQLERALQESMLLQAGPSTDPPAAGTPPGAGGGSPPASSGYSSFAEQLRLAMALSEQEQEEQERRRREEDEELQRILRLSLTDK is encoded by the exons CACGACGTGGAGCTGACGGACCCCCGTGGCCGGACCCCGCTGGAGCTGGCCGTGTCCCTGGGCCACCTGGAGTCGGTGCGGGTGCTGCTGCGGCACAACGCCAACGTGGGCCGGGAGAACGCCAACGGCTGGACAG tgctgcaggaggcGGTGAGCACGGGGGACCCCGAGATGGTGCAGCTGGTCCTCCAGTACCGTGACTACCAGCGGGCGACGCGGCGGCTCGCCGGCATCCCCGAGCTGCTCAGCAAACTGCGCCGG GCATCTGACTTCTACGTGGAGATGAAGTGGGAATTCACCAGCTGGg TGCCGCTGGTCTCCAAGGTGTGCCCCAGCGATGTGTACCGCGTCTGGAAGCGGGGCGAGAGCCTGCGGGTCGACACCACGCTGCTGGGCTTCGAGCACATGACGTGGCAGCGCGGCCGCCGCAGCTACATCTTCAAGGGTGAAG ACGAGGGAGCGGTGGTGATGGAGGTGGACCACGACAAGCAGGTGGTCTACACCGAGACGCTGGCTCTGGCCCTGCACGAGCCCGACCTGCTGCTGGCGGCCATGCAGCCCTCGGAGGAGCACGTGGCTGGGCGGCTGACGTCCCCCATCGTCTCCACGCACCTCGACACCAGGAACATCGCCTTCGAGCG GAACAAGTCAGGGATCTGGGGCTGGCGCTCGGAGAAGATGGAGGTGGTCAGCGGCTATGAGGCCAAG GTGTACAGCGCCAGCAACGTGGAACTGGTCACCAAGACAAGGACAGAGCACCTGTCCGACCAGGACAAGTCACGTAGCAAAG GCTCCAGGACCCCCTTCCACTCCTTCCTGGGCATCGCGCAGCAACATGGCACCCACAACGGG GCGCCcgtgctgcaggctgccagccccaccaaCCCCACGGCCATCACCCCCGAGGAGTACTTCGACCCCCACTTCGACCTGGAGACCCGCAACATCGGGCGCCCCATTGAGATGTCCAGCAAGGTGCAGAG GTTCAAGGCAACGCTGTGGCTGTGCGAGCAGCACCCGCTGTCACTGGCGGAGCAGGTGACGCCCATCATCGACCTCATGGCCATCTCCAACGCCCACTTCGCCAAACTGCGCGATTTCATCACCCTCAAGTTGCCCCCTGGCTTCCCTGTCAAGATCG AGATTCCCCTCTTCCACGTGCTCAACGCCCGCATCACCTTCAGCAACCTCTGTGGGTGCGACCAGCCGCTGGGCTCCGTGCGGGTGTGCGCCCCTACCCAGCCCCCAGGTGCCCACCCccctggcacccagcccccTGGTTCCAGAG GCTGGCCCTTCCCGTGCGAGGTGGAGGCGGGGGTGTTCGAGGTGCCAGCAGGGTACACGGTGCTGGGCGCGGGGCGCAGCGAGCCCCTGCGGGACGAGGACGACGACCTGCTGCAGTTCGCCATCCAGCAGAGCCTGCTCGATGCCGGCACTGAGACTGACCAG GTGACCATTTGGGAGGCGCTGACCAACACCCGCCCCGGCGCTGACCCGCCGCCCTACGACGAGGCCCTGCAGCTGGAGCG GGCCCTGCAGGAGAGCATGCTGCTGCAGGCGGGCCCCAGCACCGACCCCCCGGCAGCCGGgaccccccccggggcaggcgGTGGTAGCCCCCCGGCATCCTCCGGCTACAGCAGCTTTGCGGAGCAGCTGCGGCTGGCCATGGCACTCTcggagcaggagcaggaggagcaggagcgACGCCGGCGTGAGGAGGATGAGGAGCTGCAGCGCATCCTGCGCCTCTCCCTCACCGACAAGTAG
- the SSH3 gene encoding protein phosphatase Slingshot homolog 3 isoform X1, which produces MALVTVRRAAGSAGGPAEEDAPRRGQLQRRQSFVMVKGAALLLPAEEPLVSEPPQAAPPGQVPGRQEQHLQLMMQLLRPQDAIQLAVRLESVRPRRVRYLLVVRPEEAGAEGQTALLGVDFAHEGATRCTLGMVLPLWSDTQVFLDGDGGFSVTSGGQTRIFKPISVQTMWAVLQELHRACEEASRGGHIPGGPALAWACGYAAALTSEQSCLNEWLAMADLESVRPASPPPLRLAVPELSEQAVRALLRDVMATADLESVTSKEVREELERRTGHSLAQHKDFIDNEMLLVLAQMDRPSHIFPHLYLGSEWNAANLEELQQNQVTHILNVAREIDNFFPALFTYMNVRVYDEETAQLLPHWNDTFLFLSRVRAGGGRVLVHCRMGLSRSAATVLAYAMKEFGWPLERALRHVRHCRPGVLPNPGFMRQLDFYQGILQASRHSSLWEPRAAEQAAQPQPGPEASPGGLSPAPSPQPAEEVSGGGLLGTSRRPRISLCAVMRSISQLEPPEPPELPGEPLAEEVFEATKAAAGGDVVGVQPNPRPSSRPRRVVRQASLDGGPAPAEDPSPTADPAPHLPSTPPLTP; this is translated from the exons ATGGCGCTGGTCACCgtgcggcgggcggcgggctcCGCCGGGGGCCCCGCG GAGGAAGATGCACCCAGGCGTGGCCAGCTACAGCGGCG gcAGAGCTTCGTCATGGTCaagggggctgccctgctgctgcctgccgaGGAGCCGCTGGTGTCTGAGCCCCCCCAAGCTGCACCCCCCGGCCAGGTCCCGGGGCGTCaggagcagcacctgcagctcatGATGCAGCTGCTTCGCCCCCAGGATGCCATCCAGCTG GCGGTGCGTCTGGAGTCGGTGCGGCCACGGCGGGTGCGGTACCTGCTGGTGGTGCGGCCGGAGGAGGCAGGAGCCGAGGGGCAGACAGCGCTGCTTGGTGTGGACTTTGCCCACGAGGG GGCCACCCGCTGCACACTGGGCATGGTGCTGCCTCTCTGGAGCGACACCCAAGTCTTCCTCGATGGTGATGG AGGGTTCAGTGTGACATCAGGAGGACAGACCCGCATCTTCAAGCCCATCTCTGTCCAGACCATGTG GGCCGTGCTGCAGGAGTTGCACCGCGCCTGCGAGGAGGCATCCCGTGGCGGGCACATCCCTGGGGGCCCGGCGCTGGCCTGGGCCTGTGGCTACGCAGCGGCGCTGACCTCGGAGCAGAGCTGCCTCAACGAGTGGCTGGCCATGGCCGACCTGGAGTCCGTGCGCCCCGCCTCGCCCCCGCCCCTCCG GCTGGCGGTGCCGGAGCTGTCGGAGCAGGCGGTGCGGGCGCTGCTGCGGGATGTGATGGCCACCGCTGACCTGGAGAGCGTCACCTCCAAGGAG GTGCGGGAGGAGCTGGAGCGGCGCACGGGGCACAGCTTGGCTCAGCACAAGGACTTTATCGACAATGagatgctgctggtgctggcacagaTGGACCGGCCCTCCCACATCTTCCCACACCTCTacctg GGCTCCGAGTGGAACGCGGCTAacctggaggagctgcagcagaaccA GGTCACCCACATCCTGAATGTGGCGCGGGAGATCGACAACTTCTTCCCTGCGCTGTTCACCTACATGAACGTGCGGGTGTATGACGAGGAgacagcccagctcctgccccactgGAATGacaccttcctcttcctctcccgCGTCCG ggccgGTGGGGGCCGGGTGCTGGTGCACTGCCGCATGGGGCTGAGCCGCTCGGCAGCCACGGTGCTGGCCTACGCCATGAAGGAGTTCGGGTGGCCCCTGGAGCGGGCGCTGCGGCACGTCCGGCACTGCCGCCCCGGCGTCCTGCCCAACCCCGGCTTCATGCGCCAGCTAGACTTCTACCAGGGCATCCTGCAAGCCAG CCGGCACAGCAGCCTGTGGGAGCCCCGGGCGGCCGaacaggcagcccagccccagccaggcccGGAGGCCAGCCCAGGAGGCCTGtccccggccccctccccgcagcccgCTGAGGAGGTGAGTGGGGGGGGCCTGCTGGGGACCTCCCGGCGCCCCCGCATCTCCCTCTGCGCCGTCATGCGGAGCATTAGCCAGCTGGAGCCCCCTGAGCCCCCCGAGCTGCCAGGGGAGCCCCTCGCCGAGGAG gTGTTCGAGGCCAcgaaggcagcagcagggggtGATGTGGTGGGGGTCCAGCCCAACCCCCGGCCCTCCTCTCGGCCCCGCCGTGTGGTACGCCAGGCCAGCCTGGATGGTGGCCCTGCTCCCGCCGAGGACCCCTCCCCTACAGCTGACCCTGCCCCCCATCTCCCCTCCACTCCCCCCCTTACTCCGTAA
- the ANKRD13D gene encoding ankyrin repeat domain-containing protein 13D isoform X1, giving the protein MARPADTFPLHRLVWHNRHQALDSALRSGTHDVELTDPRGRTPLELAVSLGHLESVRVLLRHNANVGRENANGWTVLQEAVSTGDPEMVQLVLQYRDYQRATRRLAGIPELLSKLRRASDFYVEMKWEFTSWVPLVSKVCPSDVYRVWKRGESLRVDTTLLGFEHMTWQRGRRSYIFKGEDEGAVVMEVDHDKQVVYTETLALALHEPDLLLAAMQPSEEHVAGRLTSPIVSTHLDTRNIAFERNKSGIWGWRSEKMEVVSGYEAKVYSASNVELVTKTRTEHLSDQDKSRSKGSRTPFHSFLGIAQQHGTHNGAPVLQAASPTNPTAITPEEYFDPHFDLETRNIGRPIEMSSKVQRFKATLWLCEQHPLSLAEQVTPIIDLMAISNAHFAKLRDFITLKLPPGFPVKIEIPLFHVLNARITFSNLCGCDQPLGSVRVCAPTQPPGAHPPGTQPPGSRGWPFPCEVEAGVFEVPAGYTVLGAGRSEPLRDEDDDLLQFAIQQSLLDAGTETDQPHPPQVTIWEALTNTRPGADPPPYDEALQLERALQESMLLQAGPSTDPPAAGTPPGAGGGSPPASSGYSSFAEQLRLAMALSEQEQEEQERRRREEDEELQRILRLSLTDK; this is encoded by the exons CACGACGTGGAGCTGACGGACCCCCGTGGCCGGACCCCGCTGGAGCTGGCCGTGTCCCTGGGCCACCTGGAGTCGGTGCGGGTGCTGCTGCGGCACAACGCCAACGTGGGCCGGGAGAACGCCAACGGCTGGACAG tgctgcaggaggcGGTGAGCACGGGGGACCCCGAGATGGTGCAGCTGGTCCTCCAGTACCGTGACTACCAGCGGGCGACGCGGCGGCTCGCCGGCATCCCCGAGCTGCTCAGCAAACTGCGCCGG GCATCTGACTTCTACGTGGAGATGAAGTGGGAATTCACCAGCTGGg TGCCGCTGGTCTCCAAGGTGTGCCCCAGCGATGTGTACCGCGTCTGGAAGCGGGGCGAGAGCCTGCGGGTCGACACCACGCTGCTGGGCTTCGAGCACATGACGTGGCAGCGCGGCCGCCGCAGCTACATCTTCAAGGGTGAAG ACGAGGGAGCGGTGGTGATGGAGGTGGACCACGACAAGCAGGTGGTCTACACCGAGACGCTGGCTCTGGCCCTGCACGAGCCCGACCTGCTGCTGGCGGCCATGCAGCCCTCGGAGGAGCACGTGGCTGGGCGGCTGACGTCCCCCATCGTCTCCACGCACCTCGACACCAGGAACATCGCCTTCGAGCG GAACAAGTCAGGGATCTGGGGCTGGCGCTCGGAGAAGATGGAGGTGGTCAGCGGCTATGAGGCCAAG GTGTACAGCGCCAGCAACGTGGAACTGGTCACCAAGACAAGGACAGAGCACCTGTCCGACCAGGACAAGTCACGTAGCAAAG GCTCCAGGACCCCCTTCCACTCCTTCCTGGGCATCGCGCAGCAACATGGCACCCACAACGGG GCGCCcgtgctgcaggctgccagccccaccaaCCCCACGGCCATCACCCCCGAGGAGTACTTCGACCCCCACTTCGACCTGGAGACCCGCAACATCGGGCGCCCCATTGAGATGTCCAGCAAGGTGCAGAG GTTCAAGGCAACGCTGTGGCTGTGCGAGCAGCACCCGCTGTCACTGGCGGAGCAGGTGACGCCCATCATCGACCTCATGGCCATCTCCAACGCCCACTTCGCCAAACTGCGCGATTTCATCACCCTCAAGTTGCCCCCTGGCTTCCCTGTCAAGATCG AGATTCCCCTCTTCCACGTGCTCAACGCCCGCATCACCTTCAGCAACCTCTGTGGGTGCGACCAGCCGCTGGGCTCCGTGCGGGTGTGCGCCCCTACCCAGCCCCCAGGTGCCCACCCccctggcacccagcccccTGGTTCCAGAG GCTGGCCCTTCCCGTGCGAGGTGGAGGCGGGGGTGTTCGAGGTGCCAGCAGGGTACACGGTGCTGGGCGCGGGGCGCAGCGAGCCCCTGCGGGACGAGGACGACGACCTGCTGCAGTTCGCCATCCAGCAGAGCCTGCTCGATGCCGGCACTGAGACTGACCAG CCCCACCCCCCGCAGGTGACCATTTGGGAGGCGCTGACCAACACCCGCCCCGGCGCTGACCCGCCGCCCTACGACGAGGCCCTGCAGCTGGAGCG GGCCCTGCAGGAGAGCATGCTGCTGCAGGCGGGCCCCAGCACCGACCCCCCGGCAGCCGGgaccccccccggggcaggcgGTGGTAGCCCCCCGGCATCCTCCGGCTACAGCAGCTTTGCGGAGCAGCTGCGGCTGGCCATGGCACTCTcggagcaggagcaggaggagcaggagcgACGCCGGCGTGAGGAGGATGAGGAGCTGCAGCGCATCCTGCGCCTCTCCCTCACCGACAAGTAG
- the SSH3 gene encoding protein phosphatase Slingshot homolog 3 isoform X2: MALVTVRRAAGSAGGPAEEDAPRRGQLQRRQSFVMVKGAALLLPAEEPLVSEPPQAAPPGQVPGRQEQHLQLMMQLLRPQDAIQLAVRLESVRPRRVRYLLVVRPEEAGAEGQTALLGVDFAHEGGFSVTSGGQTRIFKPISVQTMWAVLQELHRACEEASRGGHIPGGPALAWACGYAAALTSEQSCLNEWLAMADLESVRPASPPPLRLAVPELSEQAVRALLRDVMATADLESVTSKEVREELERRTGHSLAQHKDFIDNEMLLVLAQMDRPSHIFPHLYLGSEWNAANLEELQQNQVTHILNVAREIDNFFPALFTYMNVRVYDEETAQLLPHWNDTFLFLSRVRAGGGRVLVHCRMGLSRSAATVLAYAMKEFGWPLERALRHVRHCRPGVLPNPGFMRQLDFYQGILQASRHSSLWEPRAAEQAAQPQPGPEASPGGLSPAPSPQPAEEVSGGGLLGTSRRPRISLCAVMRSISQLEPPEPPELPGEPLAEEVFEATKAAAGGDVVGVQPNPRPSSRPRRVVRQASLDGGPAPAEDPSPTADPAPHLPSTPPLTP, encoded by the exons ATGGCGCTGGTCACCgtgcggcgggcggcgggctcCGCCGGGGGCCCCGCG GAGGAAGATGCACCCAGGCGTGGCCAGCTACAGCGGCG gcAGAGCTTCGTCATGGTCaagggggctgccctgctgctgcctgccgaGGAGCCGCTGGTGTCTGAGCCCCCCCAAGCTGCACCCCCCGGCCAGGTCCCGGGGCGTCaggagcagcacctgcagctcatGATGCAGCTGCTTCGCCCCCAGGATGCCATCCAGCTG GCGGTGCGTCTGGAGTCGGTGCGGCCACGGCGGGTGCGGTACCTGCTGGTGGTGCGGCCGGAGGAGGCAGGAGCCGAGGGGCAGACAGCGCTGCTTGGTGTGGACTTTGCCCACGAGGG AGGGTTCAGTGTGACATCAGGAGGACAGACCCGCATCTTCAAGCCCATCTCTGTCCAGACCATGTG GGCCGTGCTGCAGGAGTTGCACCGCGCCTGCGAGGAGGCATCCCGTGGCGGGCACATCCCTGGGGGCCCGGCGCTGGCCTGGGCCTGTGGCTACGCAGCGGCGCTGACCTCGGAGCAGAGCTGCCTCAACGAGTGGCTGGCCATGGCCGACCTGGAGTCCGTGCGCCCCGCCTCGCCCCCGCCCCTCCG GCTGGCGGTGCCGGAGCTGTCGGAGCAGGCGGTGCGGGCGCTGCTGCGGGATGTGATGGCCACCGCTGACCTGGAGAGCGTCACCTCCAAGGAG GTGCGGGAGGAGCTGGAGCGGCGCACGGGGCACAGCTTGGCTCAGCACAAGGACTTTATCGACAATGagatgctgctggtgctggcacagaTGGACCGGCCCTCCCACATCTTCCCACACCTCTacctg GGCTCCGAGTGGAACGCGGCTAacctggaggagctgcagcagaaccA GGTCACCCACATCCTGAATGTGGCGCGGGAGATCGACAACTTCTTCCCTGCGCTGTTCACCTACATGAACGTGCGGGTGTATGACGAGGAgacagcccagctcctgccccactgGAATGacaccttcctcttcctctcccgCGTCCG ggccgGTGGGGGCCGGGTGCTGGTGCACTGCCGCATGGGGCTGAGCCGCTCGGCAGCCACGGTGCTGGCCTACGCCATGAAGGAGTTCGGGTGGCCCCTGGAGCGGGCGCTGCGGCACGTCCGGCACTGCCGCCCCGGCGTCCTGCCCAACCCCGGCTTCATGCGCCAGCTAGACTTCTACCAGGGCATCCTGCAAGCCAG CCGGCACAGCAGCCTGTGGGAGCCCCGGGCGGCCGaacaggcagcccagccccagccaggcccGGAGGCCAGCCCAGGAGGCCTGtccccggccccctccccgcagcccgCTGAGGAGGTGAGTGGGGGGGGCCTGCTGGGGACCTCCCGGCGCCCCCGCATCTCCCTCTGCGCCGTCATGCGGAGCATTAGCCAGCTGGAGCCCCCTGAGCCCCCCGAGCTGCCAGGGGAGCCCCTCGCCGAGGAG gTGTTCGAGGCCAcgaaggcagcagcagggggtGATGTGGTGGGGGTCCAGCCCAACCCCCGGCCCTCCTCTCGGCCCCGCCGTGTGGTACGCCAGGCCAGCCTGGATGGTGGCCCTGCTCCCGCCGAGGACCCCTCCCCTACAGCTGACCCTGCCCCCCATCTCCCCTCCACTCCCCCCCTTACTCCGTAA